Below is a window of Kiritimatiellia bacterium DNA.
GTTGCGGGAACAATTTTATGCGTTTTCCCGCCCCATGCGGGACGTTCCGCCCGAGGAACGTCCGCGCGAAATTTTCGACCGCGTAGGCCCCGAAAACATGACCGACAAGCAGTTGCTCGCGCTGATCTTGCGAAGCGGCGTGCGGGGTCGCAGCGTCGCGGATCTCGCCGAAGGTCTTCTGCAGGAGTACGGGTCATTGTCGGCTCTCGCCGAAGTGTCGACCTCGGATCTCGCGTCGATCAAGGGGATGGGCCGAGTCCGGGCCCAGGTTCTCAAGGCGACCTTTGAACTGGCGCGCCGTCTCGCGGCGCGCGGCGACGCCGCGCCAGTCCCGATTCGCACACCAGCGGATGCGGCCGCCATCATGCGTTCGGAGGCTCTCGGGCTGGATGTGGAGTGTTTTTGGGTCCTTTTGCTGGATCGCCGCTACCGCCTTCGGCGTCCGCCCTTGCGAGTGACGCGAGGCATACTCGATTCGAGCCTGATCCATCCCCGGGAGGTTTTCAAGGAGGCCGTTCGGACCAGCAGTGCAGCGGTTGTACTCGTCCACAACCATCCCTCCGGCGATCCGAGCCCTTCCGCGGAGGATTTGCGGATCACTCGCCAACTGGTCGAAGCTGGCAAGGTCATGGACATCGAGGTCCTGGACCACATTATTATCGGCCGCGCCGAGCAGGGCCGCTCGTCCGATTATGTCTCCATTCGCGAAACCGGACTCGTCGCCTTCACCTGAACATGGCTGTACATCCCACTGCCATCATTGATCCTCGGGCTGAAGTTGCAACGGACGCGGAAATCGGCGCGTATACTGTGGTCGGGCCGTGGTCGGTCATCGGTCCGCGGGTGCGGCTCGGCCCGCATGTCGTGGTGGTCTCCCATACGCGGATCGGCGAGGGGACGCAGGTCCATCCCCACGCCGTTCTCGGCGACGCCCCGCAGGACTTGGCGTTCGAGGACCGACAAAGTTGGGTAGACATCGGGCGCAACGTCGTGATTCGGGAGGGAGTGACGATCCATCGCGGCACGAAGGCGGACAGTACAACACTGGTCGGTGACGGCTGTTTCCTGATGGCCAATAGCCATGTCGCTCACAATGTTGTGCTGGGGCATCGGGTGATTCTGGCGAATGGAGCGCTGTTGGCAGGGTATGTGGAAGTGGGCCCTGGCGCGTTTATCAGCGGCAACGCGGTCGTGCATCAATTTTGCCGGATTGGGCGACTGGCGATGATATCAGGCGGCAGCGCAATTTCGCAGGATGTGGCCCCGTTTTGCACGACCTATTCGGCTTCAAGAAACCGCTTGGCCGGTCTGAATGTCGTCGGCATGCGCCGCGCCGGTTTTTCCGCAGAAGAACGGCTGCAGGTGCGAAGGGCGTTCCGTCTGCTGTTTCGAGAAGGTCTGAGTCCGTCGGAGGCCGTGGCGAGGATTCGGGCCGAACTTCCAGCGGGACCCGCTTGGGAGATGGCCGATTTCGCCGCGGCTTCGAAGCGAGGACTTGTCAGCTTCGCGCCGGGACCGATGGGGGAGGGGGAGGACGAATAGTGCGGCGGTGCTGCGGCTCCTGCCTCCGGCATGCCGTTCGCGAGCCATTCCATGCCCTCGAATCAATCCGCCGCGGATAGCTGACAACGCGCGGAACCGGTTGCGCGAGCGGTGACGGACAGATACGGTACTGGGCTTTCAGCCAAAGGACTGAGGCATGATTCTCCGTTGGTCTCAACAACTGATCCCGACGCTTCGCGAGGTTCCGGGCGAGGCGGAAATTCCGAGCCATCAGATGCTATTGCGCGCCGGCCTTATCCGGAAGCTGGGCGCCGGCATTTATACGTTCCTGCCGATAGGTCTGCGGGCGCTTCGGAAAGTCGAGCGGATTGTGAGAGAGGAAATGGACAGGGCCGGCGCACTGGAAATTCTGATGCCTGCCCTTCAGCCGCCGGAAATCTGGCACCAGAGCGGTCGTTACAAGACTGCTGCCGAGGTTCTCTACAAAGTGTCTGATCGGGCGGGCCGCGAATGGGTGTTGGGTCCGACTCATGAAGAGGTGGTGACCCATCTGGTCGCGAACGAGATCAGCTCCTACCGGCAGTTGCCGCGCAATTTCTACCAGATCCAGGTCAAGTTTCGGGACGAGATTCGACCGCGGTTCGGGCTGATGCGGGCCCGCGAATTCATCATGAAGGATGCCTACAGCTTCGACGCGACAGATGAGGGCGCCGCGGAGAGTTACCAGAAAATGTATGACGCCTATGTGCGGATCTTCCGGCGGTGCGGCCTGAAGACGATCGTCGTCGAGGCGGATACGGGTGTGATGGGCGGCAAATTCTCGCATGAATTCATGGTTCCCGCCGAGACGGGAGAGAATGAGGTGGCATACACGGAATCCGGCGATTACGCGGCGAATCTCGAAAAGGCAACCAGCCGCGGCCCCGTGGAGCCGACGCCGTCCGAAACGACCGGTCCCGCGCCGGAGCCGTTTGCGACGCCCGGCGTCACGACCATCGAAGACCTCGCGTCCCCGCCGTACGGGGTTCCGGCTCTCCGGCAGATCAAGACGCTGGTCTATATTGTCGAGAGCAGGCCCGTGATTGCGCTGGTTCGCGGGGATGATTCGCTCAACGAAGCAAAATTTGCCGCCGCAGTCGGCTCCACCATCTTTCGGCCCGCCACGCCGGAGGAATGCCGATCCGCACTTGGCGCCTTGCCCGGCAGCCTCGGCGCGGTCGGCGTTACGCATCTCCCCGTCTACGGCGATCTCCAGCTTCGCCAGGCCCGCGGCATGGTAACCGGAGCCAACCGCGACGGCTATCACCTTATGCATGTGGACGCGGACCGGGATCTTGTGAACGTGGTCTGGCGGGACCTGCGGACGGTGAGGGCGGGCGAACTGAGTGTGGAGTCCGGCCAGCCACTAAAGATCCGTCGTGCGATCGAGGTCGGCCACGTCTTCAAACTCGGCACGAAATACAGCGAAGCCATGAACGCATACTTCCTCGATGCCGACGGGAAACAGAAACCCTGCATCATGGGCTGCTATGGCATCGGCGTGACGCGCACGCTACAGGCCGTCATCGAGCAGCACTGGGACGAGCACGGCATCCGATGGCCCGTTTCGGTGGCGCCCGTTGAAGTGGAATTGATGGCCATCAACACGCAACATGCGGAAAGTGTGCAGTTGGTGGAGAAGATCGCGAATGAGTTGTCGCGCCAGGGGCTCGATGTCCTGATCGACGACCGCGATGAGCGGGCGGGCGTGAAATTCAAGGACGCCGACCTGGTGGGGGCGCCCTTGCGATTGAGCGTGGGGGAGCGTTCCCTGTCGAAAGGGTGTGTCGAAATCAAACGGCGCCGCACTGGTGAACTGGAGCAGGTGCCGCTGGATCACGCGGGCGACCGAGTACGCGCATTGCTGGACGACGAATGGAGAACGCTGCGGGACGGGTAAATTGAATGAGGGATTTTATGCCATGACGAAGCGCTTTACGGTCAAAGGAACGGATACCTTCTTTTACTGGTCGATTGGCCTGTTGATCCTGGGCTTGTGGTGCGTAAAGGATGGCTGGTTCCCGTCCCAATCGGTCATCGATCGGAAAACGGAAGAGGAGCTTCGGAATTTCATCTTATTTAACAGAAGCCTTGCATTTCTTTGTCTGCCCGCATCGGCCGTTTGCGCGTATATTCATCGGATTGTCCGATGACCACTCTTCAAGGCACGGACCGCAGGCCGAGAGCGAGAGGATGACCGGCCTCAATTCCCTTGACCGTCTAGCGGATGTATTTAGTATGGCGTGACTGTCGGCGGCAGGATTTTCCAGTTCCAATTCGCGGGGATCAGCCATGGCGGAAAGCGATCAAAAGAATTTGACCAAGCGCGACCTTGTCGTGCGCATCTCCGAGGAGACGGGTCTCACCCAGCAGGACGTTTACAAGGTTATTCAGAAGACGCTCGATTACATCATTGAATCGCTTTCAAAGGGCGAGTCGATCGAATTCCGAAATTTCGGCGTCTTTGAAGTCAAAGTCCGCAAACAGCGTATCGGCCGCAACCCGAACAAACCGGAGCAGGTGGTGACCATACCCGAGCGGAAGGTCGTCAAGTTCAAGCCCGGTAAGATCATGAAGAAACTGATCACCGGGATTTGAATCGGACGGGTTGCGCACGGGATGTCGAACGAAGAGCTTCAACCCCTTCAGGGGATGGCCGACATCGGCCCTCCGGAAATCAGCCGCTGGCAAGAGCTCGAAGCGGAGGCACGCCGGGTG
It encodes the following:
- the radC gene encoding DNA repair protein RadC — encoded protein: MPEEVARSRPMLREQFYAFSRPMRDVPPEERPREIFDRVGPENMTDKQLLALILRSGVRGRSVADLAEGLLQEYGSLSALAEVSTSDLASIKGMGRVRAQVLKATFELARRLAARGDAAPVPIRTPADAAAIMRSEALGLDVECFWVLLLDRRYRLRRPPLRVTRGILDSSLIHPREVFKEAVRTSSAAVVLVHNHPSGDPSPSAEDLRITRQLVEAGKVMDIEVLDHIIIGRAEQGRSSDYVSIRETGLVAFT
- the lpxA gene encoding acyl-ACP--UDP-N-acetylglucosamine O-acyltransferase, which produces MAVHPTAIIDPRAEVATDAEIGAYTVVGPWSVIGPRVRLGPHVVVVSHTRIGEGTQVHPHAVLGDAPQDLAFEDRQSWVDIGRNVVIREGVTIHRGTKADSTTLVGDGCFLMANSHVAHNVVLGHRVILANGALLAGYVEVGPGAFISGNAVVHQFCRIGRLAMISGGSAISQDVAPFCTTYSASRNRLAGLNVVGMRRAGFSAEERLQVRRAFRLLFREGLSPSEAVARIRAELPAGPAWEMADFAAASKRGLVSFAPGPMGEGEDE
- a CDS encoding proline--tRNA ligase, translated to MILRWSQQLIPTLREVPGEAEIPSHQMLLRAGLIRKLGAGIYTFLPIGLRALRKVERIVREEMDRAGALEILMPALQPPEIWHQSGRYKTAAEVLYKVSDRAGREWVLGPTHEEVVTHLVANEISSYRQLPRNFYQIQVKFRDEIRPRFGLMRAREFIMKDAYSFDATDEGAAESYQKMYDAYVRIFRRCGLKTIVVEADTGVMGGKFSHEFMVPAETGENEVAYTESGDYAANLEKATSRGPVEPTPSETTGPAPEPFATPGVTTIEDLASPPYGVPALRQIKTLVYIVESRPVIALVRGDDSLNEAKFAAAVGSTIFRPATPEECRSALGALPGSLGAVGVTHLPVYGDLQLRQARGMVTGANRDGYHLMHVDADRDLVNVVWRDLRTVRAGELSVESGQPLKIRRAIEVGHVFKLGTKYSEAMNAYFLDADGKQKPCIMGCYGIGVTRTLQAVIEQHWDEHGIRWPVSVAPVEVELMAINTQHAESVQLVEKIANELSRQGLDVLIDDRDERAGVKFKDADLVGAPLRLSVGERSLSKGCVEIKRRRTGELEQVPLDHAGDRVRALLDDEWRTLRDG
- a CDS encoding integration host factor subunit beta, producing the protein MAESDQKNLTKRDLVVRISEETGLTQQDVYKVIQKTLDYIIESLSKGESIEFRNFGVFEVKVRKQRIGRNPNKPEQVVTIPERKVVKFKPGKIMKKLITGI